A window of the Lactuca sativa cultivar Salinas chromosome 5, Lsat_Salinas_v11, whole genome shotgun sequence genome harbors these coding sequences:
- the LOC111910032 gene encoding uncharacterized protein LOC111910032, whose product MANFNMNIMTSYSHLLGSSTKIPMLLPEYYDQWADCMEDYLNGLDEELWNCIKGTIQPPSNVQNIVSYGTTYAVVDQPTRLEKHEKRCMRELRGALPHVVYNHIRGCKTAKDIWNTLKEKYQGSEKTKINSVKQCLVEMKEFKQKETETIEVYYDCLNELIYRCNRYGIIRSLMEYNLTFIMGLRKEWRSVSLMIKNQQSFDISSLNDVYNQLKTHESEVSEIMEEAKQILGGPLALVLKVSKVEFAEKENSDEEGFLMNSDDEAITFYSNNRVKKFFKKPFNSKGKQSEIKGNLTKSGMEEKKKFEKPEKNDDKVKDLKAEKKLKGDSGVDCHYCNGANHFAIDCMLRKKEEKKNRVKNEAYYAEKLEEVREKAKSLSLVARGENEDEESGTHQIWSSGSGDEEMRHPTHGAMFVEFERKKKKRYLDISSF is encoded by the coding sequence atggcaaaCTTCAACATGAACATAATGACTTCGTATTCTCATCTGCTCGGCTCATCAACAAAAATTCCAATGTTGCTTCCCGAATACTACGATCAGTGGGCTGATTGTATGGAAGACTACTTAAATGGTCTGGATGAAGAGTTGTGGAATTGCATCAAAGGAACAATACAACCTCCATCAAATGTTCAAAATATTGTTTCATATGGAACTACTTATGCTGTTGTAGATCAACCAACAAGACTGGAGAAACACGAAAAGCGTTGTATGAGGGAATTGAGAGGTGCCTTGCCACATGTTGTTTATAACCACATTCGTGGTTGTAAAACTGCTAaggatatctggaatactctcaaGGAAAAGTATCAAGGAAGTGAGAAGACTAAGATCAATTCTGTTAAGCAATGTTTGGTTGAGATGAAAGAGTTCAAACAGAAGGAAACTGAAACAATTGAAGTTTACTATGATTGTCTGAATGAGTTGATATACAGATGTAATCGATATGGAATCATAAGGTCTCTAATGGAGTATAATCTTACTTTTATCATGGGACTTAGGAAGGAATGGAGGAGTGTTAGTCTGatgatcaaaaatcaacaaaGCTTTGATATTTCTTCATTGAATGATGTTTACAATCAACTGAAGACACATGAAAGTGAAGTATCTGAGATAATGGAAGAAGCGAAACAGATTTTAGGAGGACCACTAGCTCTAGTTTTGAAAGTGTCTAAAGTGGAATTTGCTGAAAAGGAGAATTCGGACGAAGAAGGTTTTCttatgaattctgatgatgaagctaTTACTTTTTATTCAAATAATCGTGTTAAGAAGttcttcaaaaagccttttaattctAAGGGAAAGCAGAGTGAGATAAAAGGAAATCTTACGAAGTCTGGTATGGAAGagaaaaagaaatttgaaaagcCTGAGAAGAATGATGATAAAGTAAAAGACTTGAAGGCGGAAAAGAAATtgaaaggagattctggtgtagATTGTCATTACTGTAATGGTGCGAATCATTTTGCAATTGATTGTATGCTTCGAaaaaaagaggagaagaagaatagAGTGAAGAACGAAGCTTACTATGCTGAAAAACTGGAGGAAGTTCGTGAGAAAGCCAAGAGTTTGTCTCTTGTGGCAAGAGGAGAGAATGAAGATGAAGAAAGTGGTACACATCAGATTTGGTCATCCGGGTCTGGTGATGAGGAGATGAGACATCCTACTCATGGTGCCATGTTTGTAGAATTCGAGAGGAAGAAAAAGAAGAGATATCTGGACATTTCTTCGTTTTGA